The window GATCGTCACGCTGGGCAACTTCGCGGTTCGGCTGCTCCTCGACACGACGGAGGGGATCCGGGCCCTCCGGGGCCGGGCCTATCCCTACGGCCGCGCCGTCGTGGTCCCCACGTACCACCCGTCGTTCGTGCTGCGCAGCGGGTCCACCGGCGAGGTGATGGCCGGCATCCGGGCCGATCTCATCCGGGCCAAGGAGCACCTGGCGGTGGCGGTGTGAACCCGGCCACCACCAAGTCCGCCGAGGACACGCGCGAGCTGGGCGCGGCGCTGGCCGCCCTGGCCGAGGCGGGCGACGTGATCCTGCTGTCGGGCGACCTGGGGGCGGGCAAGACCACGTTCGCCCAGGGTTTCGCCCGCGGCCTCGGCGTGGTGGACCAGATCGTGAGCCCCACCTTCGTGCTCGTCCGCCTGTACCAGGGCAGGTTGCCGCTCATCCACGCCGACGCCTACCGCATGGACGACCTGGCCGAGGTCACCGACCTCGACCTGCCCGAGCAGCTCGACGACGGCGGCGTGGCCGTGGTCGAGTGGGGCGACGTGATCGCACCCGTGCTGCCCGCGGACTTCCTCGTCGTGCATATCGAGATGGGCGACGGCGACGACGACCGCCGCTTCACGGTGCGGCCGGTCGGGCCCCGGTGGGCCCCTCGATCCGCCGCATTGCGCGCCGCCCTCGGGAGGTGGTCGTCGTGATCATCCTGGGCATCGAGAGCGCCACCACCCAGGCCGGGTGCGCGGTCGGCGGGGTGGAAGGCGTCCTGGCCTCGTTCACCGCCGCCCGCGGCCGCAGGCACGCCGAGACCCTCGTGCCGGCCGTGCAGTTCGTCTGCGCCCAGGCGCAGGTGCGGCTCGAGGAGGTCAGCGTC of the Acidimicrobiales bacterium genome contains:
- the tsaE gene encoding tRNA (adenosine(37)-N6)-threonylcarbamoyltransferase complex ATPase subunit type 1 TsaE; amino-acid sequence: MNPATTKSAEDTRELGAALAALAEAGDVILLSGDLGAGKTTFAQGFARGLGVVDQIVSPTFVLVRLYQGRLPLIHADAYRMDDLAEVTDLDLPEQLDDGGVAVVEWGDVIAPVLPADFLVVHIEMGDGDDDRRFTVRPVGPRWAPRSAALRAALGRWSS